The Emys orbicularis isolate rEmyOrb1 chromosome 4, rEmyOrb1.hap1, whole genome shotgun sequence genomic sequence AACAGCTCTCTtagcattaaaaatgtatttatggtCATCAATCCTGCACTTCCTTTAAAAGTGGGGGTAGGAAATAGCTTAATAGAAATTTGCTATAATGTAACTATCTGACCTCTGGTTCAGATTCTCTCTTTAGAAggaatttggtctgcagaagcatTTGGATTCACTGGACTTTTTATGAAACATTgaataaacacacagaaattgccagattggatcagacctgAGCTCCGTCTAGTGTCTTGTCTCTGATACTGGCTAGTACCAGATGtttcaaaagaaggtttaataactttcaataggcagatgtggaataatcagCCCTTCCCCCCATCTTGCCCTGATCTCTCATAGTTAGAGACtggtttaagccctgaagcataatGTTTAGTATTCCTTAAGCATCCGCATGCACACACCATGCCATATAAAACTGTCAAATCCCTCCAGTTTCTTTGTAGTTCTGCTTAACAGCTCTCCTAGGATCTACAGACATTTCCCAACTTCTCAGCTCACCCAGAAGAAGAGCTCAGACCAGCAAGGTACTGAGCACGTTAGCCCCAATCCAAAGAAAcatataagcacatgcttaactttaagcaacttTAAGAATGTAagaagccccactgaaatcaacatgcTTAAAAttctgggtgctccacttcaggaaagatggagATTGGACACAGTCCAGGGGAGagcaataaaaacaataaaagatttagaagcactaggggatggactagatgacctcttcaagccctacgtttctatgattctatgaaaagataTGCACCTGCTTAAATGGTCTGCTGGACTGAGGCAAGAATGCTCAGAtccatgcaggatcaagccctacatAACCTATTGTTCTTTGCTTGGATGCATTTGATGAAAGAAGTCAAATCTTTCTTCCTTTCTATCTTCTGTAGAACTGCACGTTAAGCAAGCTGCCTTTGAAGTTGAataatcattttatttgtttcagagtagcagctgtgttagtctgtatccgcaaaaagaatgagaagtacttgtggcaccttagagattaacaaatttatttgagcataagctttcgtgggctaaaacccacttctttgtaATATTTGTCTGAATGCCGACTGATTGACATGCTATTTGGCCAAAACCAAAGAGTGGGTAAAGAAATAAATGACGTGTGTGTATGTACGGCATGTGTATGaatatgtacacacatacacacacacacacacacactttttcttgATCTTTGGCCACAAAAATCATACCACACATACATACCTGATGATCACACTAGACGTTCACTACCTTTTACATTGCCAGGGTGTTATGAATGAGAACCAAGCCATCCCCATAATTTCACAAACTGGAATGTGCGACATGAGCTAAGTACAATTAACAATTATATGATTTGGCAATCACTATTGTGACACGGGGTGAGGAAAGAGGTGCATTGAGGATATTGATATATGATGAAACAGGTTTACAGGCAGTTTCTTATCTCTATAAAGACAGGTTAAAAGATAAATCTATACACAGAATATTTTTTCTTATCATTATAAATATATGTTTCGAAAAATATGTTCACTGTTGTTAATTTTCTCAGAAATATTCACCCCTGACTACACACTTTTGGTCTGATCATTAGAAGTGTACGTGTGGTAATTTTTCAGCAGCCAAAGAACAAGAAGCTACAGGATTTAGTCAGCATGGCTGTAGTGTCCAGAAGGGATAAATTTGGAAGCtccatttttgaaatattttctcaATGAAAGTATGTGCATAATGTGTACTACCTGGTAGCCAATGATTTAAAAACATGGAGGCGTATTTCAGTGGGGGAAACTGTCAGCCAATAACCAGAGAGTGCGATGCAAACTATGCGTTCCTCCTAACCATGTTATTGTTCCCAGGTATAATGGAGATCCACGGATTCTACTACTGTCTAAGGCACCAGTCccacaaaattgcacatattccTTAATTTTATTCATGTGAGGTATTCCACTGAGTCTGTGAGACCACACTGATAAGTGAAATTAAAAATATCAGCAGAATCAGGGTCAAAATGTGTAAATCAGACTAAGTGGCAGGGTAATGCACTTTCCTAGAgataaaggatttttttctcccttagaAGAAGTGAAGGAGTACTGGGTTTTCCCATCAGTTGTTCCAGATTCCATTCCACCACTCAAAGGGTCTTTACGCATATGACCACAGTTCTTTATATTAGCACACACTGTTTGCATAAGAACTAAAGCCTTCCTTTATGGTTGATCCTGCAGCTAGCGCCCAAGGCTGAATGAATGGCTGGAGGAAATTGTACGGCAGTGACCGAGTTCATTCTCACAGGAGTGACAGATCGTCCGGAGCTGCAGGTCCCCCTCTTTGTGGTGTTCCTAGTGATCTATGTTATCACTCTGGTGTGGAATCTGGGGATGATGGTTTTAATCAGGATCAACCCCcaacttcacacccccatgtacttctttctCAAGAATTTGTCTCTCGTGGATGCCTGTTACTCCACAGTCATCACTCCCAAGATGCTGATGAGCTTCTTAGCAGAGAGGAAAGCTATTTCCTATACAGGTTGCATCATCCAATATTTTAGCTTCATATTGTTTGTCATCTCTGAGTGCCTTCTGCTGGCAGTAATGGCGTATGACCGTTATGTAGCCATCTGTAACCCGCTGCTATATATGGTCATCATGTCACCAAAGCACTGCCTATGGCTGGTGGCTGGTTCATATCTATGGGCCTTCCTGAACTCTGTGATTCACACCAGCGGTTTGCTAAGATTATCCTATTGCGACTCCAATATCCTGAATCATTTTTTCTGTGATATCAACCCACTTCTAAAGCTCTCCTCTTCTGGCACCTCTATCAATCAGCTACTTGTTTTCCTCTTTGGCAGTCTGATTGAGGTGATCAGCATTGTGACCATCCTCATCTCTTACATCTTAATTATTGTGACTGTGCTGCGGATCCGCTCCACCGAGGGCAGGCGCAAAGCCTTCTACACCTGCACCTCCCACCTGACGGCCGTCTCCATGTTCCATGGGACAATTCTCTTCATGTATTTCCGACCCAGCACCAGCTACTCGCTGGACACAGACAAAATGGCCTCCGTGTTCTACACAATGATCATCCCCATGctgaaccccctcatctacagcatgaggaacaaggatGTGAAGGACGCCATGAGGAGAGCAATAGAGACAAAATTGAGGGCCCATCTTTCCCCAAAGGGTGCCATAATAGGACAACCCAATCCTTCAATGGCTGCTCTGCAcacatagggcttgtctgcactacgGGGTGGATCGATGCTGCAGCGATAAATCCACCAGAGgacaatttagcaggtctagtgaagacccactggATCGATAGACTATCACCCTGGCattgactccagtactccaccagaacgagatgAGTAAGGGGAGTCTACGGGAGAGTTTCTTCTGTCGACCCAGCGCAGTGTGAaccccgtggtaagtagatctaagccaTGTCAACTTGA encodes the following:
- the LOC135877101 gene encoding olfactory receptor-like protein COR4 — encoded protein: MAGGNCTAVTEFILTGVTDRPELQVPLFVVFLVIYVITLVWNLGMMVLIRINPQLHTPMYFFLKNLSLVDACYSTVITPKMLMSFLAERKAISYTGCIIQYFSFILFVISECLLLAVMAYDRYVAICNPLLYMVIMSPKHCLWLVAGSYLWAFLNSVIHTSGLLRLSYCDSNILNHFFCDINPLLKLSSSGTSINQLLVFLFGSLIEVISIVTILISYILIIVTVLRIRSTEGRRKAFYTCTSHLTAVSMFHGTILFMYFRPSTSYSLDTDKMASVFYTMIIPMLNPLIYSMRNKDVKDAMRRKVLKHMFRYVSL